The following are encoded together in the Proteiniphilum saccharofermentans genome:
- a CDS encoding IS1595-like element ISPba1 family transposase produces the protein MNILDFAINYPDEESCRKKFKELRDQMGITCRHCNCKEHYWLQNKQAYECKRCHARQTLRSGTVMQHSNLPYRYWFVAMHLLTATKGSFSTAELQRQLGHKRYQPIWEMVNKLRDVMGKRDDEYTLEGAIELDDAFFSTEISLEDRDKPLKRGRGSQKKTKVLVMAESKTVESPKAGKKPKKVRYLKMKVINDLKSDTITKNVKEHIENTADLTTDDSTSYTQLKEHVHSHTASVIPPKELPSVLPWVHTAISNAKRQLLGVYYKMKPEYLQYYLNQFCYKFNRRYFGEKQFDRLLVAALTYTPDFKSRIYNRNYCG, from the coding sequence ATGAATATCCTGGATTTTGCCATAAATTACCCCGATGAGGAGTCCTGTCGGAAAAAATTCAAAGAACTAAGAGACCAAATGGGTATAACTTGTCGTCATTGTAATTGTAAAGAACATTACTGGCTTCAAAACAAACAAGCCTACGAATGCAAGCGTTGCCATGCCCGCCAAACCTTGCGTTCAGGCACTGTCATGCAACACTCCAACCTGCCTTACCGTTACTGGTTCGTCGCCATGCACCTGCTCACAGCCACCAAAGGTTCCTTCTCTACGGCTGAACTGCAACGCCAATTAGGACACAAGCGCTATCAGCCGATATGGGAAATGGTCAATAAGCTGCGTGACGTGATGGGCAAGCGTGATGATGAGTACACTCTTGAAGGTGCCATCGAGCTGGACGATGCCTTCTTTTCCACGGAAATATCCCTTGAAGACAGGGATAAACCGTTGAAACGCGGCCGCGGCAGTCAGAAAAAAACCAAAGTATTGGTAATGGCTGAAAGCAAAACAGTTGAAAGCCCAAAAGCAGGCAAAAAACCAAAGAAGGTCAGATACCTGAAAATGAAAGTAATCAACGATTTGAAGTCCGATACAATCACAAAGAATGTCAAAGAACACATCGAGAACACGGCGGATTTAACCACCGATGATTCGACTTCCTATACACAATTAAAAGAACATGTCCATTCGCATACGGCATCTGTCATCCCACCCAAGGAGCTCCCCAGTGTCCTGCCCTGGGTCCATACGGCAATAAGTAATGCCAAGCGACAATTATTGGGCGTATATTACAAAATGAAACCCGAATACTTACAATATTATCTAAATCAGTTCTGTTACAAGTTCAACAGGCGTTATTTCGGTGAGAAGCAGTTTGACAGGCTTCTGGTAGCTGCCCTCACTTACACGCCCGATTTCAAATCAAGAATTTATAATAGGAACTATTGCGGATAA
- a CDS encoding TspO/MBR family protein, with product MKRLLNLLLPVVVCFMVGFTASYFQSDAIESWYPYLNKPALTPPNAVFPIAWGIIYVCMGISIGLILNSKDKKKNFFLLLFGIQLFLNFLWSLSFFYLQNPLLGLINIVLLDLAVLYYILKTYPTQKASALLFIPYALWLFFATYLNAYILVYN from the coding sequence ATGAAAAGATTACTGAATTTATTGCTGCCGGTGGTGGTTTGTTTTATGGTTGGTTTCACAGCCAGTTACTTTCAATCGGATGCCATTGAATCGTGGTATCCCTATCTGAATAAACCCGCTTTGACGCCTCCCAATGCTGTCTTTCCGATTGCCTGGGGCATCATCTATGTATGTATGGGGATTTCCATCGGCCTTATTTTGAATTCAAAAGATAAAAAAAAGAATTTCTTCTTATTATTGTTCGGCATACAGTTGTTTCTGAATTTCTTATGGAGCCTCTCTTTCTTTTATCTGCAAAACCCGTTACTGGGGCTTATCAATATCGTGCTGCTCGACCTGGCCGTATTGTACTACATCCTGAAAACCTATCCGACACAAAAGGCAAGCGCCTTGCTGTTTATCCCATACGCCCTGTGGTTGTTCTTTGCGACTTACCTCAACGCGTATATCCTGGTATATAATTAA
- a CDS encoding helix-turn-helix domain-containing protein — MNIMQTKKHTNNHQIVDYDAVLDAKFGKVGTQEREAFRREAYAYYMGQIIYNARKSEKVTQAELASRIGVNKSYISKIENGDIEPGSGTFYRIIDALGLRFEITKKIC, encoded by the coding sequence ATGAATATTATGCAGACAAAGAAACATACCAATAACCACCAAATTGTTGATTACGATGCGGTACTTGATGCCAAATTCGGGAAAGTCGGCACGCAGGAACGCGAGGCTTTTCGTCGCGAAGCATACGCCTATTACATGGGGCAAATAATATACAACGCACGTAAAAGTGAAAAAGTGACCCAGGCGGAACTGGCAAGCCGTATAGGAGTGAACAAATCCTATATCTCAAAAATTGAGAATGGGGATATAGAACCTGGCTCAGGAACGTTTTACCGGATCATCGATGCGCTTGGGTTACGCTTTGAAATAACAAAAAAGATATGCTAA